The genomic region TACATCAAAATCTGAATGGTACTGagtgttattttaaatttctgcaccacatatttatgaataaattaatttttagtcaaACTTATTATGCTCTAAATTACAACCCATGTTTTGCCtagatattttgtttcttctacCACACTcacatttctttttccttttattaatgTGTTTTCTGATAATGCTGCAAGCTTGTGTCTttcataaatgagaaaagagcGGTAGCAGCAACCTGGCACCCCATCTGTGTGAAAACTTGGTTGCTCAAGAAAAGAATCATTTCATTCACTATACCCTCCAAAGGAAACAACTTTCTTTGATTTCACTCTTAGTTTAAAAACGTTTCTATTTTTGCTTCTTTCTTTCACTATGTGCATGGAAGAGGCACATAAGAGGGGCTTGTGAAGtagggtggtgtttggtatttgGTATTTGAAGAGTGAGTTAAGGTTTCAATAGACACCAAAGGGAGACTAGTTGCAGGGTCGAATAACAGGAATGAGTTTGTTTTTATCAATGCTGATGAAACTCCAAGAGTGAGTGGTCTCTATCTCTCTGATTTCTCAGTTCCTCTGAACATTTTGAACCTCTGTATCCTTGAAAAAAATAGTGTCTCTTTTCTAACCTTTGTCCTTATTCTTCAACTCATCTCACCAAGCCACGTCAAGagtttgaagaagaaaataccCCCATTGGGGTCTTTTTTCTCTTGGATTTTGCATGCTGAATTACTGACCCAATTGGGTTCTCTTGCTTGAATTTTGAGTACTTCATTTCTTTCATAAGGGCACTTAGATCCTTATATGTGTATTTCTTTTCATGGTttttgaaaatacttttttttatggcACAATGAGAGTTTTAAGCTGAAATAATTGAGCTAGTTCTCTTTCTTCTCTTGGGGGTGGGGAGttccattttgttttttttttgttaattgtggAAAATTTCTGAATCCAAACTCTTTCCAGTTTCTCTCCAGCTTCTTGGTGAAAtaacaggaaaagaaaaacacttTTCCCCCTATTTACCTTTGAAAAATTGAGTTCATTCAATTTGGTACTTGTGTTGTTCTCTGTGTGTTacttgttcttgtttttttgcCTTGATTTATAAAATTCAGAGCTCTGATTTATAAATCTCGGAGCTTGTGGATTTATGGCATAAAAGTTATAAACTTTGTTTCTTcatattttaagtaataaagcTCATGTGCACTTATTTTCACAAAGAAGTGGACCTTCTTTCATCTTCTCACATAGTGCACTACCATCCAATTTTCACGATCTGATCAAGgtttatatattatcaatgtTATTTGCAGGTAGTTGTCACAGAATTAAGTGGTCAAATTTGTCAGATCTATGGGGATGAGCTGGAAGTTACTGTGAATGGGGAGCCATTTGTTGATTGCAATGAATGTGCATTCCCTGTGTGCAGACCTTGTTATGAGTATGAAAGAAGAGAGGGCAACCGAGTTTTTCCTCAGTGTAAAACCAAATATAAGCGCATCAAAGGTGAAGAAGCTTCAACCAATTTTTACTTTGATCtctttgtgtgtttgtgtttatgtttctttttcacccgtgtgtgtgtttgtgtttcttttccaCCTTAGTTCCCTTTTTTATACTGAGGAATGctaacaacatatttttttaatcactctttaatattgacaaaaattattaaaaatcacaaaattttgtggGTCCTATGTATTTAATGAGTTTCACTCGTGATTGTCTAGTTATcagtaaattttaatcaaaagtaGAGAGCGTATTAGAGATTGAATGGTTAGCATTCCTCTTGTTCTATTAACATAATCTCTTGATAGATTTGGCTAACACTGCAACTGATTTCAGGTAGTCCTAGAGTTGAGGGTGATGAAGAAGAGGATGATACTGATGATTTAGAAAGTGAATTTGATATTGGGAGTGTGTTCTCTGCTTGATATTGTCCAATTTTTGTCTTGGTTTGCATGTGCACATTGTTTAGGCTGTGCTGCTCCTAGTTGACCCTGGTTTCAGTGTCCTTATTTAATGTGACAATTAATGATGGTGATGCAGTTCAACCAAGACCTATGGATCCTAAAAAAGATATTGTTGTTTATGTATATGGAAGTGTTGCATGGAAGGAACGGATGGAGGattggaagaaaaaacaaagtgaaaaaCTTCTGGTTGTTAGACATGAAGGGGATAAAGATAGTGATGAGTTGGATGATCCGGACTTACCAAAGTAGgtgatattgtataattcttaTAATCTGTTCGTTGAAAGTTAATCatataactttctgaattttatttgtggTTCTCATTTGTCAACTTTAACTTATTTAAAGCCAAAATTGGTTGCTTCAATTTGAGAGCATGTCTAACTTACTTTGTTTCTTACAAACAACTAAATGTTAAACAGAAAACGATAGAGAGATTACTCATTAAAACTATAGTATTTGcatttgattaattttctaaatttaataataaaatttatataaatataattaagaagatgtgatttaattaatattactaAATCAATATTCCTCACTCAAATTCTCTCAACAAAAATTTAGACAACCTAGTTATAtaagatgaaaatttaattttttattttgtaaaaataatatttttgtcaatATTTCGGCTTTCTTTGTAGTGTGTATTATGTAACAAAAATGGTTTATTTGTGATGTTAATAATTACATCAGGAATTTATTAGCAACACACAAATGATCTGTTTGCAATTTACTAAGAACTAATGAGcaatttttcagatttttccaggAGCCTATTAGCAATTAGGTAGGGACTGTTATGTAATTTTACTCTATCATCTTCCTGTGTGTAGACCTATATTGCAATTTctcaaaaagttaaaattaagctAAATAGGTTTAAATTAAGATTGcttcattaatttttcaattaataaaggTTATTTTAATCTCTAAGTTAATCTTTCTTTTACTAAAGATCATTTaacaatttttacttttaaatattgttttttactATTTACAGATTAGTCTCTACCTTAAGCTTATCTGTGAATcatcattattttctttcttatgtaaacttaatttttatctataatttattgttattgaaattactttcaaattttttgGGATAAGTATTCCCTAAAAACCTcggataacattttttttatgaaatttccttcttatacttattttaaatttcaaaattttttattcaaattttatatatacttaCTAAGCATTTCACCACCAGCATTAGtatatttttgttgtaattttttctCTCCTATCTAGGTTTGGCTATGAGCTATGTAaggttatatattaaatttttctacTTTAATTTGGCACGAAAATTTACCATAATCGTGATCTTTCTTGTACTCATCAATAAGCCATCAATTGTAACTTTTTCACACCAATAATCAGCTGAACAATCATCAATCTATGATAAACAAATAAGATTTTACAAGCATAAGATcttcatattaaaatttacacaataaattttgtttacaGTCCTTATCCAAATTCCTCCTTTTGTTGATCTTGTCAAGTGgtgaaaaaggagaaaagatgGTTTTAGTAAGCAATAagtttaggaattttttttctaagtgaCTAAGTATAACAAGAAAATTTTATGTTGCAAATGAGACAATGAGTGTCTAGGTCAATTGTcttcaaagagagaaaaaaatgagcaCAACTTGAACTTCCATTCCACCAtgtaaaaatatgtaataattatttaatccaCTTACTCTAAGtaactaatttatttatctgttttgtggataacaacaaaattttaattcctCCATTATTTGGCCTTTTTTTCCCGTCTAGAcattatatgtgtgtgtgggaCATAAGACATTATTCGTTAACACTTTACACTTTCACACTTATGAGAAAGAAGGAAAGCCATCTAAGTTATCTGATCTAGACGTGTTCATTAGTACAGTGGACCTTATGAAGGAACCTCCACTCATTACTGCAAACACAATTATGTCTATCCTTGCTATGGATTATCCGGTGGACAAGGTTGCATGCTAGAAATTGACTTCTCTGTTGTCCTTTTCTCAGCTATCCCGGTGTTGTCCACTTAGgttgtgttaatatttaattttgtgattCAATTTAAAACTGTGTGATTTTCAAGGGGCAGCACGGGGACAACTGGAAAAGGGGCAGCAGAGAAGCCAGGTCCTGCATGCTATGTCTCAAATGATGGTGCTGCCATGCTTACATTTGAAGCACTCTCCGGGACTTATGATTTTGCAAGGAAATGGGTTCCATTCTATAAGAAGTTCTGCATTAAACCACGGGCTCCTAAATGGTATTTTGCTCAAAAGGTTGACTACTTGAAGGATAGGGTGGATGCCGCATTTATAAGAGAACGTCATGCCATTAAGGTTTGAAATTGTTCCTATCATGTCATTCAGACCAAATGGAAAAGCCATAAACTTCAAACTTAGAATTTGCATGAAATATGACTAACTTAGAATTTCAATTCTAATTGAAGAACAACATTAAAAACACCTAAAGAATTATAtctaagttttttcttttactggtatctatcatttttcatttttttttatttggtttcaaCCAATAAGGAAGCTTCTCCTAACAAAAAGGGAAGGTCAAAACATTCACAATGGAGAAACTATGACGATTTAAATGAATATTTCTAGTATagttaatgattaaaattttctCTTCTATTCATTGTCATACCTATCGATGAGTTGATTTTTAACAACATAATTGTAGGTCTGCTGATTGTTTTCGATTAGGTTGGCCAATGTGTGCTGATGCTGATTTCTTTTGCCTGCCAGCTGAAAAGCTGGTTTTTGATAAATCAAATGTAAGTATTGATTACTAATTTTCctgttcatttaaaatttgagaatAGCTGCAAGGCTTATGGTTTTATTGCTcactttgaatttttatatgGTTCTAGATCTTTTTTAGActgttattactattttttggaTAACATAAGAATTCattaagaaagaagagaagtgGAACAGGCAAATATGGTGATTGTTGTGAAACCCCTATTTCAAAAGACTGAAAATGAAACTAAACCCTAATACCTAAATAATCAAATAGGGTGTATTTAGTAGTGCTCCTTAAGTtcctctttattttaaaaatttaagcttatctatgttttcaatttttttataagtctttgaaagaaaagtaaaaaaataaaaaataatgaattgctGAATTGTGTGATAAGACTATCGATGCATTGCAAGATTTAGAATCatccataattcatcacatacaaatgcccccccccccccttcactTATATACAGTATTTTTTCCTTATCACTAGATGATGTGGAATCTCCCAAATGCCCCCCTCACACTGGGGACTAAACATCTTGGGCATGAAGTTTGCAAAACTGAACAACCCTATGAGTTTGTCATAAGACCAAGTTAACATAATGCTCCTCTTTTTGGTCTTCTCACATAAACGTTATTTAGTACTACTTAGTTGATGGGTGATGCAATGCAATTACGTGGTCCTTCTTTCTGATACAATTGCTTACTGGATGATAACTGACAATGCAAATATGGATAGGATTGTTTGTTGGGGTAATCTTGCATGCAATCTAatattatttagaaaataaattaaatttaatgatattgTTTGATTGTGGCATGAAGGTAATGGAAGAAATAAATTTGATGCACCATTTATTGAACCAACCTTATGCTGGGCTTTAAAGTTGTTATTTgcatataatgaaaataaaaattagttctTCACATTCACTACGAAGGTTGTCCCATCAAGCTAGGAGAAAATTATAATGTTTCTAGTTTTTAGATGGTAACTTTGGTTTAAATAATCCCATGCTTTATTTGGCCTATATAACAAATGCCTTGTTTTCTCATTTccaattttattgttaattattcatggctttttttttacctttttaggTGAATGGGTTGCATGCTCAGTTGGTGCTAAATTTACTCCTCATATCATCACTGTTAATTCTGGAGAGGTAAGTGTCCGAAATATCTATTGCCTATAAGTTGTGCTCTTGTTATGCAATGCAAAATAACATTTCTAATATTTATGTTCAGGGAATAGCCAAAATGATTGTggaataatattattatctGACATTTTTCTTGGGTGGAAGCACAACTTTCACCAAAAATAGTCATTGCATATTTGTGacctttttttatccttatgCAGTTGGTGTTGTTAGCAAATTTTTGGCTAAACCAAGAAAAGAGCATTGAAATGTTGTGAAGTGGATTTTAAGATATGTTAGAGCCAACTTCCAAAGTTTGATGCTTCTCATGGCCTTGTAGAATATAATAAGATAGACTTAATTTAAAGATCTTAtgattttaagacggttatgtcaaaaactgtcttagaatgcatgacattctaagacggttatgtcGATAACTATCTTATAATGTCACAtatactaagacggttttctggtacaatcgtcttagaatgcatGACATTCTAAGAAGATTATTTCAATAACCATCTTAGCATGTCATACAAACTAAGGCGGTTATTGgcataaccatcttagaatgttatgcattctaagacggtttttgacataaccgtcttagattgCTTGACATATTAAGATGGTTATGAAACTGTCGTCGTAGATTAATGACTCATTTATGATGTGTATTTCAACGACGGATCATAATCGTCGTAAAAAGTCCAAATAAATTGACTTACAAGAGCGTTTTTCTAGTAGTACGTACTCCTTTCCACACATTTGTATCAAATGTAAAAGGTGTCTTTATAAAGGAGTATGACATTCATTTTTTAAACCCATAACTACTTAGGATGGATGCATTTTAAGTGGAACTTCAAGAATGAATATGGTTTATCCTTCCTTGAGTGTTCAaacatctttacaaaaccttgGCTTTCGATTCTTTTTGGTTTCTCTATTTAGGAGGACACCACTtgtttgtcccttttttttgtaatttttctctgataaaatatacttatatgtgtataaactaaaaaaaacaatttattttgtttgccaaaatattttaagaacttTTAAGTATgtgttcttttttaatatttgctttattgttctattttttCCATTCCATGATTATAAAGTCCACAGAGATGAAATACATAGTAAATTAGTTCAAATAATGCGAGAAAGATTATTAGTACATTTATGTGGCTTGCCTCAAATTGTTGAGAGTTGGAATAGACCTGAGGATGCTAACCCGCAGCCTAGTCAATTTGCTCGGTCCCTTACAAAGGCAAATAATTACATGTAAATGCTTAGATGGTGTTCTGTCTttcaacttctttttcttttagcttgaatttcaaaattgaaGGAGATTTTTATATGCATCTTTCTATCTTATAGTTTAGAGCATAAATATGAATATGCCAAAGAGCACAAGAAACCTTTTGCAGAGAATATGGTGGCTCACAAGTAACTCCACTAGTTTATCATAAGTAAGGAAGTGATTGTTGCACTATCAACTTTGAGATGAACTCCTTACAAATATGTGATTAACTATTTGTCAAACTGAATTAATAACTTAACAACTTATAGGTGACAACAAATTTATGACcaatcattatatatatgttgataATGGTTTGGGGTGGTttgaaattatcattttttagtttCACTCTCATGCCCCACCTGTCTCTAAAGCAATCTCATAATTGGAACTTATTTATTTCTGGAATTTGTTATTAGGAAGTTGGATACCTCCAACATGTTCTATCTCAAACTTTAAATGAAGATGATGTTCAAGCAATTTTTAGGTAAAAATCGCAGAGATTTCCTCTTTCTTTATTCTTATATGTTGACGAAAGATCATAATCAAGAGTACATTACTAAACATTGTACCTGTTGTTTCATCTGCTAGGATGTTTATTAAAATGATGGGTATATTAGGTTAAGATTAAGATCCTACATGAGCTATTACATTGACATGGACAATCCACTCCCATTGTGCGTAACAAAAGGTGacggattatttttttttttgctaggcGTTATCTATAATTAGTTTATAAGAAACCTAGTTTTTCAAAAAGTAGAGTAGTGGCTTTgagttttaaatttgttttccattcaaagttttgaattgTTTGTGATTGAATTGAACATTAATGCGTTTtgaggaaaaataaattattgcatGTAGATATATATTCTCTATTGACTGTTATAAAAATTTATGCtcattaaatttgaattaaaggtGAGGAATATGCTCTGAGTCCTACAAAAGTTTAGAGAGGTGTTTTAGTGTAGTGTTGAATATGCtttctttaataataatttgaatactttaagtatttgttttatttgatagtaattatttactaataatttgaatataaaattttgtactaCCTAGATTggttctattttcaatttgtagGTTTGggttaattaacaaaataaacagaatatattttttaaaaaatacaaaaacaacatcagttttggaAGAATTGATGTTTTAAGCTAcattacaacatcggttttgtcgaaaccgatgttgtatggtgcaaaacaacatcggttctaCCCGAAGTTTTTgcatttcatataaaaatattatatttgttttgttaattaaCCTAAACTGATATTATATGGTCtattacaacatcgattttgacaaaatcgatgttattttttgcatttttttgttgtatatttcttattatacaacatcaattttcataaaaatagatGTTGTATTGTATATTTTAACATCGTTtttcataaccgatgttaacattgatacttTTAACGTAGGtagtttcaacatcgatttaaaactgatgttgaattCGATTTAAAACCGACGTTGAATGtccaaaataaccgatgttaaaagcaTTTTTTCTAATAGTGTACACCTAAATATTGTTCCATCCAATTAGCAAAGGGAATTGACGAATACACTAATTCCCACCCATTTACATTTGTGTGCAgcttaaatttcttattttcttatcaaAGCATccctatgaaaataattttgtgaCTGATATTGCATACACCAGCATTAAACATGCaaccatatatataaaaaaaaagtgttaaactTGCAACCACCATCCCCTTAAACCTATAAAAAATATAGGACCTACACAATTTCATGTTAACAAAATGTGTAATTTCTGCACTGTTATTCACATCGGGGTCTTATTCACTTATTCATTGTAGACTTCACACCACCTTCATGATTCCTTATAATTAAATCTTCAATAAATCAGTAGTGACTTCTCATCTTGTTAAAAGGGATTACGTGGGATGAGAAAAAGATAATCCTCTTtgcaattagttaaaaaaagaaacaaaaaaagtctCGAAAAATCTAAAGGGTTTTAAGTGAGATTATTCGATAGgtgtgttatttatattttttactaaaaaatctCATAAAATTGATCCtgaaaaagcttttgaaatttgtatacttttgaatactgtaagtttttttaagttataaaaaattttaatcgaATACCAACAGATTTCAttgtatttcttaaaaaattataatagtcttgattgaataccacaagacttatttttaccatttaaaaatattgatcgAATATTATAagactattttataaaaaataatattttaaaatccattaaaatcttaattgaatacaCTCCTAAGTTTGAAATAATATGATTAACAAATACTTTTCTCCACGTGCtaatgaataagaaaaatcttTACCAAGTGCACATTCACTAGCACAAAGGTATCAATTGAACATAGTTTCAAACAATGACATGGTTTCACATGTCAGGAtgtcaataaaacatataattaaagtAATGACTATTGTTACTGAGGTAAAAAATTTCATTGTGGACAAAAACATTCATCAGTTCACTTACTCATCCTTTGGGAGCAAAATTTTAATTCCAAATTTGGAATGTCAGACTGCAAGTTTTGGAACATCAACAATTAACATGATAACTATACATATGGATGAATCAAAAGTCTAGGGTTCCCTCGAGTGGTTTTTAAGGAGGATACCATCTTATGCAACATGGATATTTCAAAATCTTTGTGTCAACTATTTCCTCAATGATTCAATGTGTGTTTGGTTACCGCTGGGAGGCTTCTAAATGATTGTTGAATCAAAAGTTACAAATTCGTACTTCTCACAAAAGTAACAAATTAGTTACAAATTCCTACTTCTCACAAAACATGAATGGGAATATGTTCGTTCAATCTAAcattaaaccaaacacaccatCAATCTCCAATTCAATTTGCTCCAATCATTGATTTAGTGCTTCAATCTCATTCAAA from Glycine soja cultivar W05 chromosome 16, ASM419377v2, whole genome shotgun sequence harbors:
- the LOC114389873 gene encoding cellulose synthase A catalytic subunit 6 [UDP-forming]-like — its product is MVYCGMIPHSSRFIYYQCYLQVVVTELSGQICQIYGDELEVTVNGEPFVDCNECAFPVCRPCYEYERREGNRVFPQCKTKYKRIKGSPRVEGDEEEDDTDDLEIQPRPMDPKKDIVVYVYGSVAWKERMEDWKKKQSEKLLVVRHEGDKDSDELDDPDLPK